The Ornithinimicrobium sufpigmenti genome includes the window CGAGGTGCGGGGCAAAGATCGTCTTGTGCTTGCCGCGCAGGAGGATCGCCGTCTGGGACGCCAGCCGACCCAGGACGACGTCCGTGGCATCGATGACGTGCCAGGCGCGAGTGATCTCGCCGGCCTTGGGGGTGTAGGTTCGCATCTGCCTAACCTTCGTCTGGTGTGTGATTGGGCAACCCCTCAAGTCTACCGACGCTGTCGGCACCACCCAAAACGGGCAAATCTGCAGGTCAGAGCACCCTGGAGGGGTGGCCCAGGACGCGATGCCGAGTGTTTGTGCATAACTATTGTGCATCCGCGTCGCGCCGCGTAGGCTGCGGGCATGACCGCCCGAGACGACGCCGGGGCCGCCCGCCGTCCTGAGCGCGGCGGGGAGCGCACCAGCCCCCGCACCTCGGAGCGGTCCGCGCTGCGGACCCTGGCCCATCCCCTGCGCAGCCGGATCCTGGCCGAGCTGCGCGTGCACGGCCGGGCCACCGCCAGCGACCTGGCCCGGGCCCTCGACACGCACACCGGCGCCACGTCATACCACCTGCGTCAGCTCGAGGCCGTCGGCCTGGTCCAGGACACTGCCACTGGCACCGGCCGGCGCAGGGTGTGGGAGGCGGTGGCGCAGGAGGACGTCGGCCTGGTCACCGTGAGCTCCGGGGGCGGCGAGGAGGACGTCGACGAGGACGACGCACATGCCGTGGACTGGCTCGCGCTGGACTACCTCGCCCACTTCGGGGACCGAGCGCGGTCCTGGCTGACCGAGCAGCACGCCTGGGACCCGGTCTGGCAGGACGTGTGCGGCCTGCAGGACCACACGGTGCAGGTCACCGCCGAACAGGCCACCGCGCTGCGCGCCGAGCTGCTGGAGGTGCTGGAGCGCTATCGCCGGGTCGGTCAGGGCAACCCCCAGGCCAAGCGGGTGGTCGTCTACACCTGCGCCCTGCCGGTCGACCGCCGCTCACCCTGACCGGCTCCGCCCCGATCCGTCCTGATCCGTCCCGCTCTCACCGCGATCCCGGCATACCGCTCAGCCCGGCCGCACCAGCACGACGGCCGAGAGCCCCGGGACGCTGGCCCGGCCCTCAGCCACATCCCACAGCGCGCCTGTGACCACCTCGTCCACCCCCGTCCGCTGCACCGGGGAGAGCTGCCACCGCTGACCCGCGAGCGCGGGCAGCCTCACCTCACGCCCGCCGCCCGCGTTGAGGATGACGAGGACGCCGGACTCCGGTGCGTCGCTGCGTGGCCCGCGCAGGTCGTCGACCAGCATCACCACCAGGTCGTCCGCCCCGTCCGCCGTGCCGGAGACGGGGAAGGTGACCTTCTCCAGGATCGCCGTCGCGGAGCCCAGCCGCAGCAGCGGGTGAGCCGCGCGCAGTCGCAGCAGGTCGTGGGCGCACGCCACCGCATGGGCCTGGTCCTGCGCGGACGGCAGCAGGGCGGGGTCGGCCAGCAACGGACGCATGACCGGCCACCGCGTCCCGTTGTCCGGCTCCGGAGGCA containing:
- a CDS encoding winged helix-turn-helix domain-containing protein, coding for MTARDDAGAARRPERGGERTSPRTSERSALRTLAHPLRSRILAELRVHGRATASDLARALDTHTGATSYHLRQLEAVGLVQDTATGTGRRRVWEAVAQEDVGLVTVSSGGGEEDVDEDDAHAVDWLALDYLAHFGDRARSWLTEQHAWDPVWQDVCGLQDHTVQVTAEQATALRAELLEVLERYRRVGQGNPQAKRVVVYTCALPVDRRSP